The Bacteroidia bacterium genome contains a region encoding:
- a CDS encoding HDIG domain-containing metalloprotein, with protein MQNFLTFIRRRHKLIIRHLFILGAILLIVFIIPKKGRFKYEFEKEKPWLHDDLLAPFDFPIEKSPEEIELEREGIRENFKPYYLRDSQIVKDKLEAFADALHKNLEDEPEAVQKRREEILREGEKLLEEIYEQGVVENQVKNRNPPEFKLIVVDRQTRRARDRSLQELLSITEAGNYVSEQVEEDTLLKKQYFLNPLLSSITNNIYYDQQLSQATLQDLMENVSLTRGLVQENEKIISRGNIVTPEKYQILLSLKREYEQRISKGGNIEILLGYFILITLIFGLYTVYIHIFEPVVLKTNRNTILTLVNIIIFIIISIYVVQNPSLNIYVIPYCILPIVILAFFGSRAAFLSILLVVLIVGLIAPNAFEFILIQSLAGLTAVLSMLRIRYISQFFISTMLVFLCYLLTFFAINFVQGVEINAMPWDSYLWFGGNFILTLLAYPLIYAYEKAFGLVSDITLIELGDINRKLLRKLSLKAPGTFQHSLQVSNLAETLITELGGDALLTRVGALYHDIGKMENPGYFIENQKFMKNPHDYLDEAESARIIIRHVSMGDEMGKSYGLPEKIMEFIRTHHGTSRVEYFYQNYLRKNVGQETTDSGFRYPGPRPSTKEQAVVMIVDSVEAASRTLKQVEEGTIDKLVDKIIDNKIADHQLAEADLTLKEISHIRSRLKKLLSSLYHIRVEYPETDESKTPAEGL; from the coding sequence ATGCAAAACTTTCTGACCTTCATCCGGAGGAGACATAAACTCATCATCCGGCATTTGTTCATCCTTGGGGCTATCCTTCTCATCGTTTTTATCATTCCTAAAAAGGGCCGGTTTAAATATGAATTTGAAAAGGAGAAACCCTGGCTTCATGACGATCTTCTGGCGCCTTTTGATTTTCCCATCGAAAAGTCTCCCGAAGAAATAGAACTGGAGCGTGAGGGAATTCGCGAAAATTTCAAACCCTATTATTTGCGGGATTCGCAAATAGTAAAGGATAAATTGGAGGCGTTTGCAGATGCCCTTCATAAAAATCTGGAGGATGAACCTGAGGCCGTACAAAAGAGGCGTGAGGAGATACTGAGAGAAGGAGAAAAACTGCTCGAAGAAATATATGAGCAGGGCGTTGTAGAGAATCAGGTGAAAAACAGGAACCCTCCCGAATTTAAGTTGATTGTGGTTGACAGGCAAACCCGGAGGGCAAGAGATAGAAGCCTGCAGGAATTGCTTTCGATCACGGAAGCCGGAAACTATGTCTCTGAGCAGGTGGAGGAGGATACACTGCTGAAAAAGCAGTATTTCCTGAATCCATTGTTGTCGTCCATCACAAATAATATTTACTACGATCAGCAACTTAGCCAGGCCACATTGCAGGACCTCATGGAGAACGTTTCGCTTACGCGCGGACTGGTGCAGGAGAACGAAAAGATAATATCCCGTGGAAATATCGTTACGCCTGAAAAATATCAAATTCTGCTTTCACTTAAACGCGAATATGAACAGCGCATAAGCAAAGGAGGAAACATTGAGATATTGCTTGGGTACTTCATTCTTATCACGCTTATTTTCGGCCTTTACACGGTATACATCCATATTTTTGAGCCGGTGGTGCTAAAGACCAACCGCAATACTATTCTCACGCTGGTCAATATCATCATCTTTATTATTATCAGCATTTATGTAGTTCAAAATCCTTCGTTAAATATTTATGTAATTCCCTATTGTATTTTACCGATCGTGATCCTGGCCTTCTTCGGATCGCGGGCAGCTTTTCTCAGTATATTGCTTGTAGTGCTGATCGTGGGCCTCATAGCGCCCAATGCGTTTGAATTTATATTGATCCAGTCGCTGGCAGGGCTTACGGCAGTTCTGAGCATGTTGCGGATTCGCTACATCAGCCAGTTTTTCATTTCCACCATGCTGGTTTTTCTTTGTTATCTGCTCACGTTTTTCGCTATCAACTTTGTGCAAGGCGTGGAGATCAATGCGATGCCGTGGGATAGTTACCTCTGGTTTGGCGGCAATTTTATCCTGACGTTGCTGGCCTATCCGCTCATCTATGCGTACGAAAAAGCATTTGGCCTGGTGTCAGATATTACCTTGATCGAACTGGGCGATATTAACCGGAAACTGCTACGAAAGCTGTCACTCAAGGCACCCGGTACTTTTCAGCACAGCCTGCAGGTGAGCAACCTGGCCGAAACATTAATCACTGAATTGGGAGGAGATGCCTTGCTGACGAGAGTTGGCGCACTCTATCACGACATTGGGAAGATGGAGAATCCCGGTTATTTCATAGAGAATCAAAAATTTATGAAGAACCCACATGATTACCTTGATGAAGCGGAAAGCGCACGCATTATCATCAGGCATGTTTCAATGGGAGATGAAATGGGTAAAAGCTATGGATTGCCTGAAAAGATCATGGAATTTATCCGCACCCATCACGGCACTTCCCGCGTGGAATATTTTTATCAGAATTACCTGCGCAAAAATGTGGGCCAGGAAACTACTGATTCCGGTTTCCGATATCCGGGGCCGCGGCCTTCTACCAAGGAACAGGCGGTGGTGATGATCGTAGATTCCGTTGAAGCCGCATCCCGCACGCTGAAGCAGGTGGAGGAAGGAACGATTGATAAATTGGTGGATAAAATAATTGATAATAAAATAGCCGACCACCAACTGGCAGAAGCTGATCTTACACTTAAAGAGATCAGCCATATCCGGTCGCGCCTCAAAAAGTTGTTGTCCAGCCTTTATCACATCAGAGTGGAGTATCCTGAAACGGATGAGAGTAAAACACCAGCCGAGGGCTTGTAA
- a CDS encoding sugar transferase, translating into MNRVREVIKYVIADYLASALAWGLFYAFRKIVVEPEKYGYEVPIFDFDQNFYLAMLFIPLFWISLFWLVGSYKGIYRKSRLRELGLTLVVVFLGTILLFFLLLLDDVVPSYHAYRSTFLVLFLLQFGIVSFFRIFLLTRLKRKLKRRIIGFNTLLVGNNQKARGLYEELESEKFSQGYHIVGAVTINEDDGDALNGLVPTLGNYFDLKELIKRYRIEEVIIAIESSQHEDLRKVLTILEGEGIIIKVIPDMYDILAGSVKMNYLFGTALIEIRPEIMPEWQKNLKRILDFVGSVLILTIGFPVFLALAVAVKLSSKGPVFYRQERIGQYGEPFYIHKFRTMYTDAEKAGPQLSSEKDPRITSLGRTLRKYRLDELPQFYNVLIGEMSLVGPRPERQFFIDKIVETAPHYTHLLKVKPGITSWGQIKYGYAENVDEMIERLKFDILYIENMSLAMDIKILFYTLVIILKGKGK; encoded by the coding sequence TTGAATAGGGTAAGGGAAGTCATAAAGTACGTAATTGCAGATTACCTGGCTTCAGCCCTCGCTTGGGGGCTGTTCTATGCTTTTCGCAAGATAGTGGTGGAACCAGAGAAGTATGGCTATGAAGTGCCCATCTTCGATTTCGACCAGAACTTTTATCTGGCGATGCTTTTCATCCCGCTCTTCTGGATCTCGCTTTTCTGGCTGGTGGGAAGTTATAAAGGCATTTACAGGAAATCGAGGCTCCGCGAACTGGGGCTGACATTGGTGGTGGTTTTCCTGGGCACAATCCTGCTGTTTTTTCTGCTGCTGCTCGATGATGTGGTGCCCTCCTACCATGCCTACCGCTCCACTTTTCTTGTGCTTTTCCTGCTACAATTCGGGATTGTCAGCTTTTTCCGCATCTTTCTGCTTACCCGCCTGAAAAGGAAGCTGAAGAGACGCATCATTGGTTTTAACACTTTATTGGTAGGCAATAACCAAAAAGCCCGGGGCCTCTACGAAGAACTGGAAAGCGAGAAATTTTCTCAGGGATATCACATTGTTGGAGCGGTAACCATTAATGAGGATGATGGAGATGCGCTAAACGGTCTGGTGCCCACGTTGGGCAATTATTTCGACCTGAAGGAGCTGATAAAGCGGTACAGGATAGAGGAAGTAATTATCGCCATTGAATCATCACAGCACGAAGACTTGCGAAAAGTACTCACGATCCTCGAAGGCGAAGGGATCATCATTAAGGTGATTCCTGATATGTATGATATCCTTGCCGGCTCTGTAAAAATGAATTACCTCTTTGGGACGGCACTTATAGAAATACGCCCGGAAATAATGCCGGAGTGGCAGAAAAACCTGAAGCGGATCCTGGATTTTGTTGGGTCGGTGCTCATCCTCACCATCGGATTTCCTGTGTTTTTAGCGCTGGCCGTGGCGGTTAAACTCTCATCCAAAGGACCGGTCTTTTACCGGCAGGAGCGCATCGGCCAGTATGGAGAGCCGTTCTACATTCATAAATTCCGCACCATGTATACGGATGCAGAAAAGGCTGGCCCCCAGCTCTCCAGCGAAAAAGATCCGCGGATCACCTCCCTGGGACGGACCTTGCGCAAATACCGGCTGGATGAACTGCCACAGTTCTACAATGTGTTGATTGGCGAAATGTCGCTCGTTGGTCCCCGGCCTGAGCGGCAATTCTTTATTGATAAGATCGTGGAAACCGCCCCACATTACACGCACCTGCTAAAAGTGAAGCCCGGCATTACCAGTTGGGGCCAGATAAAATATGGCTACGCAGAAAATGTAGACGAGATGATAGAACGGCTAAAATTCGATATCCTCTATATTGAAAATATGTCTCTGGCAATGGATATTAAAATTCTCTTTTATACACTGGTTATAATTTTAAAAGGAAAAGGGAAATAG
- a CDS encoding TylF/MycF/NovP-related O-methyltransferase, producing MNLKKAIYKGFNLAKRELVPQMMYLGRERKLDVHGDFVRVSSLELCANEIYAKNIQGAVAEVGVYRGDFAADISRAFPDRKLFLFDTFEGFDRKDVEIERNENFSDGSQDFSDTNVELVLLRMKNPDNCIIRKGYFPETAAEVDETFVFVSLDTDLYKPILEGLRFFYPKLATGGYIFVHDYNNAEYRGTQQAVHEFSEEFKVPYFPLSDHCGSAVFMK from the coding sequence ATGAATTTAAAAAAGGCAATTTACAAGGGTTTTAACCTGGCGAAACGGGAGCTGGTACCGCAGATGATGTACTTGGGCCGCGAGCGAAAACTGGATGTACATGGCGACTTCGTACGGGTTTCTTCATTGGAGTTGTGTGCGAATGAGATATATGCAAAAAACATTCAAGGGGCGGTAGCTGAGGTAGGCGTGTACCGGGGCGATTTTGCGGCTGATATTTCACGGGCTTTCCCTGACCGCAAGCTATTCCTGTTTGACACCTTTGAGGGATTTGACAGGAAAGATGTGGAAATAGAACGCAACGAAAATTTCTCTGACGGATCGCAGGATTTCTCTGATACGAACGTGGAACTGGTGCTTTTACGAATGAAGAATCCGGATAACTGCATTATCAGGAAAGGCTACTTCCCTGAAACGGCTGCTGAGGTGGATGAAACCTTCGTTTTCGTAAGCCTCGATACGGATCTTTACAAGCCGATCCTGGAGGGTTTACGCTTCTTTTATCCTAAACTCGCAACGGGGGGATACATTTTCGTACACGATTATAATAATGCCGAATACAGAGGAACGCAACAGGCTGTTCATGAATTCAGTGAGGAATTTAAAGTTCCTTATTTCCCGCTGTCAGACCATTGTGGCAGTGCGGTTTTTATGAAATAA
- a CDS encoding DUF3276 family protein has protein sequence MQDDKNWNREEKRKTNDKQDIVFSKRVKAGKRTYFFDVRANLSNDYYVTITESKRKHDNIFVRHKLYLYKEDFNKFAEGLEEVVSYIKEELLPEFDYEKFDNRDEDDPGYPDSDIEQDEYPDDQVK, from the coding sequence ATGCAGGACGACAAAAATTGGAACCGCGAGGAGAAGCGAAAAACTAATGATAAGCAGGATATTGTTTTTTCTAAAAGAGTGAAAGCCGGTAAAAGAACCTATTTTTTTGATGTGCGGGCTAACCTTTCAAACGATTATTATGTAACGATTACAGAGAGCAAGAGGAAGCATGACAACATTTTCGTCCGGCATAAACTCTACCTCTATAAGGAGGATTTCAACAAATTTGCGGAGGGCCTCGAAGAAGTAGTCAGCTACATTAAAGAGGAGCTTCTTCCAGAATTCGATTATGAAAAGTTCGATAACAGAGACGAAGATGATCCCGGTTATCCAGATTCAGACATTGAACAGGATGAGTACCCTGACGATCAGGTGAAATGA
- a CDS encoding acetyl-CoA C-acyltransferase, which yields MKKEVYIVSAVRTAIGSYNGALASLSAIKLGSIAIKAAIERAGIKAAEVQEVFFGNVLSANLGQAPARQAALGAGISNTTPCTTINKVCASGSKSVMLGVQSILLGDNDVVVAGGTESMSNVPYYLEKARFGYNLGHGQLIDGLVRDGLWDVYNNFHMGSAAEMCADECSVSREDQDEYAINSYKRTAKAWENRSFKDEVIPVEIAGRKETVTFSEDEEYRKVKFEKIPSLRPVFKKEGGTVTAANASTLNDGAAAIVLMSREKAEELGVKPLAKIISYADAAKEPERFTIAPAEAIQKALKKASLSLSDIDFFEINEAFAVVSVANNRILNLDPEKVNVFGGAVSLGHPLGASGARILVTLTSVLKQKKGKYGVIGICNGGGGASAMVIENLQ from the coding sequence ATGAAGAAAGAAGTTTATATCGTTTCTGCAGTAAGAACCGCCATTGGCAGTTATAACGGGGCGCTTGCCTCACTATCAGCCATTAAGCTCGGAAGCATTGCCATCAAAGCGGCCATCGAACGGGCGGGAATTAAAGCAGCAGAGGTACAGGAAGTATTTTTTGGAAATGTGCTTTCAGCTAATCTTGGCCAGGCTCCTGCCCGCCAGGCAGCCCTGGGTGCCGGCATCAGCAACACCACTCCATGCACTACCATCAACAAGGTTTGCGCTTCGGGTTCTAAGTCAGTGATGCTGGGCGTACAATCCATTTTACTGGGAGATAATGACGTGGTAGTTGCCGGTGGTACAGAGAGCATGAGCAATGTGCCTTATTATCTTGAAAAAGCCCGTTTTGGCTACAACCTCGGCCATGGCCAGTTGATTGACGGATTGGTGAGGGATGGCCTGTGGGATGTGTACAATAATTTCCACATGGGCAGTGCCGCAGAAATGTGCGCGGATGAATGCAGTGTGAGCCGCGAAGACCAGGACGAATACGCAATCAACAGCTACAAGCGCACGGCAAAAGCCTGGGAGAACCGCAGCTTTAAGGATGAAGTAATACCTGTGGAAATTGCCGGAAGAAAGGAAACGGTGACCTTTTCTGAAGATGAAGAATATCGGAAAGTAAAATTTGAGAAAATCCCGTCTTTGCGCCCGGTTTTCAAAAAGGAAGGCGGAACGGTTACGGCTGCCAATGCTTCTACCCTGAATGACGGTGCAGCAGCCATCGTATTGATGAGCCGGGAAAAAGCTGAAGAACTGGGCGTAAAACCCCTGGCTAAGATCATCTCTTATGCTGACGCGGCTAAAGAACCTGAACGTTTCACCATTGCTCCGGCTGAAGCCATCCAGAAGGCGCTGAAAAAAGCATCGCTGAGCCTTAGCGACATTGACTTCTTTGAGATCAACGAAGCATTTGCGGTGGTATCGGTCGCCAACAACCGCATACTGAATCTGGATCCGGAAAAGGTCAACGTATTTGGCGGAGCGGTTTCTCTGGGCCATCCGCTGGGAGCAAGTGGCGCCCGGATTTTAGTAACGCTCACCAGCGTGCTGAAGCAGAAGAAAGGCAAGTATGGCGTTATCGGAATTTGTAATGGCGGTGGCGGAGCATCAGCTATGGTGATTGAAAATTTGCAATGA
- a CDS encoding NYN domain-containing protein produces MKIGIYIDAANLAYSGGFNMRYDVLKDFCSIGGGELVRLNTYISYDAQKAEQDKEYREKQDSYFRIVRHFGFKILRKDVKWYTNEEGERYGKANADLDLAVDMLIQSRNLDKVFLLSGDGDFKRVVKAVQDKGVRVELIAFNNISGDLISECDHYIPGFIIPDLLPIKHPGKNGERYRGICYNVEDKFSFLRYINADFGYEEVFAHLSELRNNKNFYLDRIYEFSVDEGPKGPVAKRIVEVKF; encoded by the coding sequence ATGAAGATAGGAATATACATAGATGCTGCAAACCTTGCCTATAGTGGTGGCTTTAATATGCGTTATGATGTTTTAAAAGATTTTTGCAGCATTGGCGGAGGCGAGTTGGTCCGGCTTAACACATACATTTCTTATGATGCGCAAAAAGCTGAGCAGGATAAAGAATATCGTGAAAAACAGGATTCGTATTTCCGGATCGTCCGCCACTTTGGATTCAAGATCCTGAGAAAAGACGTGAAGTGGTACACCAATGAGGAAGGCGAACGCTACGGAAAAGCCAATGCCGACCTGGACCTTGCCGTAGATATGCTGATCCAGTCGCGCAATCTGGATAAGGTTTTCCTGCTGAGCGGTGATGGAGACTTTAAGCGCGTAGTGAAGGCTGTGCAGGATAAAGGCGTTCGCGTGGAACTGATCGCCTTCAACAACATTTCCGGTGATCTTATCAGCGAATGCGATCATTACATTCCCGGATTCATCATTCCCGACCTTCTTCCAATAAAACATCCCGGAAAAAATGGCGAGCGCTATCGTGGCATCTGTTACAATGTGGAGGATAAGTTCTCCTTCCTCCGGTATATTAATGCCGATTTTGGCTATGAAGAAGTATTTGCACACCTAAGTGAACTCCGCAACAATAAGAACTTCTACCTCGACCGAATTTATGAGTTCAGCGTGGATGAAGGCCCGAAAGGCCCGGTGGCAAAACGTATCGTTGAGGTAAAGTTTTAA
- a CDS encoding RNA polymerase sigma-70 factor, with product MQTVTSTPLFQQISAGNKQVFEQLFRKFYEPLCQYALKILKEPAQSEEIVQDVFFRIWEKRGELNIETSEKSYLYRAVHNSCLNHLKHLKVRQKYQADQQVGEMPTEEIADHELEVRIREAIRALPENQRQAFELSRTEGLKYSQIADEMGISVKTVESYISKSLKHMRQRLADYLPFVALFLLWIKKIITL from the coding sequence TTGCAAACCGTCACTTCTACCCCACTTTTTCAGCAGATCAGCGCTGGCAACAAGCAGGTGTTTGAGCAGCTTTTCCGGAAGTTTTATGAGCCACTGTGCCAGTATGCTCTGAAAATCCTGAAAGAACCCGCCCAGTCAGAGGAAATAGTACAGGATGTCTTTTTCCGTATTTGGGAAAAACGCGGGGAACTGAACATTGAAACTTCGGAAAAATCCTATCTCTACCGTGCGGTGCATAATAGCTGCCTCAATCATCTGAAACATTTGAAGGTTCGACAGAAATATCAGGCAGATCAGCAGGTTGGCGAAATGCCGACAGAGGAGATCGCTGACCATGAACTGGAAGTGCGCATCCGGGAAGCCATAAGAGCATTGCCGGAAAACCAGCGGCAGGCATTCGAACTCAGCCGGACCGAAGGCCTCAAATATTCGCAAATTGCTGACGAAATGGGCATCTCCGTAAAAACAGTGGAAAGCTACATTAGCAAATCGCTGAAACACATGAGGCAGCGCCTTGCAGACTATCTTCCATTTGTGGCCCTTTTTCTTTTATGGATTAAAAAAATCATAACGCTGTAG
- a CDS encoding FecR domain-containing protein, whose product MNDCFENIEFEELLSKVVAGEATPAEQILFEKEIAVSDQRRRQYERSLIIWEKSHNVSSGPQFNTDAAWLKLDLRIKASEGGSNIRKLGSSQPSEKVAQEISRHRSRRTWWIAASVTLLAGIAVLIYLISQPTAAPITLTATSSKVEKTLPDGSAVAINANSSLTYPAEFAGNQRKVSLKGEAYFEVQPDANKPFIIEADQALITVLGTAFNVDAKNERVEVQVAEGVVKLSSLNADTLFVLLKAGETGIYDRKTGKVEKGGRLTENDLFWNTGKLVFENMSLAEVVKDLNHAYGSNISLQNDSLADCRLTTTFRDDSLPDVLRVIALTLELQVISGSNQILLDGKGCH is encoded by the coding sequence ATGAATGATTGTTTTGAAAATATTGAGTTTGAAGAACTGCTGTCTAAAGTTGTAGCCGGAGAAGCAACCCCTGCTGAGCAAATCCTTTTTGAGAAGGAGATTGCCGTATCTGACCAGAGAAGAAGGCAGTATGAACGCTCATTGATCATTTGGGAAAAATCACATAATGTTTCTTCCGGCCCCCAATTTAATACCGATGCTGCCTGGCTCAAGCTGGATTTGCGGATAAAGGCTTCTGAGGGCGGCAGCAACATTCGCAAGCTTGGATCTTCACAACCCAGCGAGAAAGTGGCTCAGGAAATCTCCCGGCATCGATCGCGCAGAACCTGGTGGATTGCAGCTTCCGTTACGCTGCTGGCCGGAATTGCGGTACTTATTTACCTTATTTCTCAACCCACCGCTGCTCCAATTACGCTGACGGCCACATCAAGCAAAGTGGAGAAAACGCTCCCTGACGGCTCTGCTGTTGCCATAAATGCAAATTCTTCGCTCACCTACCCGGCTGAATTTGCCGGGAACCAGCGCAAAGTGAGCTTAAAGGGAGAAGCATATTTTGAGGTGCAACCTGATGCAAACAAACCTTTTATAATTGAAGCGGATCAAGCGCTTATCACCGTTCTGGGAACGGCTTTTAATGTTGATGCAAAAAATGAACGGGTGGAGGTTCAGGTGGCTGAAGGCGTTGTTAAGCTTTCATCTCTTAATGCTGATACACTTTTCGTGCTGCTGAAAGCAGGTGAAACCGGAATCTACGACCGTAAAACAGGCAAGGTTGAAAAAGGGGGCAGGCTGACCGAAAATGATCTGTTCTGGAACACCGGGAAACTCGTATTCGAAAATATGTCGCTGGCCGAAGTTGTGAAAGACCTGAACCATGCCTACGGCAGCAACATCAGCCTGCAAAACGATTCACTGGCAGATTGCAGGCTCACCACCACTTTCCGGGACGATTCTCTGCCGGATGTATTGCGTGTAATTGCACTGACACTGGAGTTGCAAGTAATTTCCGGATCCAATCAAATTCTGCTTGACGGAAAAGGTTGCCATTAA
- the rimM gene encoding ribosome maturation factor RimM (Essential for efficient processing of 16S rRNA): protein MFHPKEYLRVGTILKPHGHQGAVKVTAAAAVLDFLKSAIEQGNRFVFIEIMKKPVPFFMESLTMAGEETAILKWEDVDSPEDALKLRSHALMLPIHDLPMELQQQPENFDLEGFALFNLNGDELGIIEEVMENSLHSLIKVKVEAGKELLLPLHEDFIVETDVENKRITANYPDDLLNLNNTGTDPI, encoded by the coding sequence ATGTTCCATCCTAAGGAATATCTCCGGGTTGGGACCATCCTGAAGCCTCACGGCCACCAGGGAGCGGTGAAGGTTACTGCGGCTGCCGCAGTACTGGATTTTCTCAAATCAGCTATAGAACAAGGGAACCGGTTTGTTTTCATTGAGATAATGAAAAAACCGGTTCCTTTTTTTATGGAATCTCTTACGATGGCGGGAGAGGAGACGGCCATCCTGAAATGGGAAGATGTGGACTCACCGGAAGATGCGCTGAAATTGCGCTCTCACGCACTTATGCTGCCCATTCACGACTTGCCCATGGAGTTGCAGCAACAGCCTGAAAATTTTGATCTCGAAGGTTTTGCCTTATTTAATTTAAATGGTGATGAATTAGGCATCATTGAGGAGGTGATGGAGAATTCATTGCATTCATTAATAAAAGTAAAAGTTGAAGCGGGGAAGGAATTGCTGCTGCCTCTGCACGAGGATTTTATAGTGGAAACAGATGTTGAAAACAAAAGGATCACCGCAAATTATCCTGATGATCTGTTAAATTTAAATAACACGGGAACGGATCCAATTTAA
- a CDS encoding FkbM family methyltransferase translates to MINLLKRLASHFPQRYQQELKRLHFHRKIKKGRFYTEEPEFSRLAGWIKAGDWVLDVGANIGHYTVRFSEIAGATGRVISLEPVPATFELLAANASQCRHRNISLLNVAASTETKMLQMAVPTFDTGLTDYYRAEVTEAGGELSVMSISIDSLNISQPVSLVKIDVEGHEIHALRGMAKLLRRDHPRIIVEGNSEEVAGFLKSLDYSFEELDNSPNRVFFIPNKNTD, encoded by the coding sequence ATGATCAATCTTCTCAAAAGGCTGGCAAGTCATTTCCCGCAACGATACCAGCAGGAATTGAAGCGGCTGCATTTTCACAGAAAGATAAAGAAAGGTCGGTTCTATACAGAAGAGCCGGAGTTTTCAAGGCTCGCAGGATGGATAAAGGCCGGAGATTGGGTGCTGGACGTGGGAGCGAATATCGGCCATTATACAGTGCGATTTTCTGAGATTGCAGGTGCCACAGGAAGAGTGATCTCGCTGGAACCGGTGCCCGCCACTTTTGAACTGTTGGCAGCTAACGCTTCGCAATGTCGCCACCGGAATATAAGCTTGCTCAATGTAGCCGCCTCAACTGAAACGAAAATGCTGCAAATGGCAGTTCCAACATTTGATACCGGGCTTACTGACTATTACCGCGCAGAAGTAACGGAAGCGGGCGGGGAACTTTCAGTGATGTCAATTTCCATTGATTCCCTGAATATTTCACAGCCGGTCAGTTTGGTAAAAATAGATGTGGAAGGCCACGAGATCCATGCTTTAAGGGGAATGGCAAAACTCCTGAGACGCGACCATCCCCGCATCATCGTAGAAGGGAATTCTGAGGAAGTGGCCGGTTTCCTCAAATCACTGGATTATTCATTTGAAGAACTTGACAATTCTCCTAACCGCGTATTTTTTATTCCAAATAAAAATACGGATTAA
- a CDS encoding 30S ribosomal protein S16, with translation MPVKIRLQRHGRKKLPYYYIVVADSRAPRDGKFIERLGAYNPTTDPATINIDQEKALDWLRKGAVPTDTARAILSYKGIMYKKHLQRGVDKGALTQEDADQKWNSWMDEKKTQVESKVERLATETEKEAIERLDREAKVSEKRAEALKARRMAEIESQAPAEEETPEEEAPKEEAPKEEATASSEGADEVAENKEKE, from the coding sequence ATGCCAGTTAAAATCAGACTGCAAAGACACGGACGTAAAAAGCTGCCTTACTACTACATAGTGGTGGCCGATTCGCGTGCACCCAGAGATGGTAAATTCATTGAGCGCCTGGGCGCTTACAATCCCACCACTGATCCTGCCACTATCAATATTGACCAGGAGAAGGCGCTGGATTGGCTCAGAAAAGGAGCTGTACCCACGGATACTGCCCGTGCAATTCTTTCATACAAAGGCATTATGTACAAGAAACACCTCCAGCGGGGTGTTGACAAAGGTGCATTAACCCAAGAAGATGCCGACCAAAAGTGGAACTCCTGGATGGATGAGAAGAAAACCCAGGTGGAAAGCAAAGTGGAAAGGCTTGCTACAGAAACAGAGAAGGAAGCAATAGAGCGCCTGGATCGTGAAGCGAAGGTTTCAGAGAAACGCGCGGAGGCGCTAAAAGCAAGGCGCATGGCCGAAATAGAAAGCCAGGCTCCGGCAGAAGAAGAGACCCCTGAAGAAGAAGCTCCTAAAGAAGAGGCTCCTAAAGAAGAAGCAACTGCTTCCTCAGAAGGTGCTGATGAAGTTGCTGAAAATAAAGAGAAAGAGTAA